A section of the Roseomonas marmotae genome encodes:
- a CDS encoding lytic transglycosylase domain-containing protein, translating into MALRHSLLALLGLGVVTTTTFGVQAPAVAKGAGETAPVERAMSLPKPSLPHGMAGLPQVLAPSDAARLARIFEAQARGDLTTAIREAERLDDRRLTGHILADRWMRPGAPEPSLPELHAWMAEYSDHPQATRVHEMLRRRLPQGAPQPPAPPDDSLAADTETVPEERDPPSRTVQRDSRLDRLVRSRASDGDVDGALSAISRGASGTYAALLQGEVALALFHKARDEEAFRIAAEVAKLNPNVAHPAFVAGLAAWGMGHPERALPLFEAAARAEIGPPALRAAAAFWTARAAVRTRRPQLYVPWMLQAAQEPRTFYGLIARRVLGLAPGFAWEREVAGEAEGIALAETASGWRSLALLQIGQRDKAEAELRRLWPIAQNNPGLSGAMLAVARDAGMTDLAAQVAALAQTNDGRPRDYDRFPMPKLQPSRGFSVDPALVYALALQESRFDAKAVSPAGARGLMQIMPATAAYIVGDSSLRGRGVGRLNDPSFSLDVAQRYLHHLVSLDVVDGDLIRMLAAYNNGPGNLSRWSPAAAHRDDPFLFIEAIPVGETRAYVQRVLAYSWIYASRLGLTAPSLDALASGAFPRFDPHGKEFGSSLMAGRTDPPGFRRAAAR; encoded by the coding sequence ATGGCCCTGCGTCACTCCCTTCTGGCCCTTCTGGGCCTCGGGGTGGTGACGACGACCACTTTCGGCGTTCAGGCGCCGGCTGTGGCGAAAGGGGCCGGAGAGACCGCCCCCGTCGAACGGGCAATGAGCCTGCCCAAGCCGAGCCTTCCCCATGGGATGGCCGGTCTGCCGCAGGTTCTGGCCCCCTCGGATGCCGCGCGACTGGCGCGGATTTTCGAGGCTCAGGCGCGGGGAGACCTGACAACTGCAATCCGTGAGGCCGAGCGGCTGGATGACCGCCGCCTCACGGGCCATATCCTGGCCGACCGCTGGATGCGCCCGGGCGCGCCGGAACCGAGCCTGCCTGAACTCCATGCCTGGATGGCTGAGTATTCCGACCATCCCCAAGCCACCCGGGTCCATGAGATGCTGCGTCGTCGGTTGCCGCAGGGGGCGCCGCAGCCCCCAGCGCCACCTGATGATTCGCTGGCCGCTGACACTGAGACGGTGCCGGAGGAACGCGATCCCCCCAGCCGCACCGTGCAACGCGATTCCCGCCTGGACCGTCTGGTGCGCAGCCGCGCCTCGGATGGCGATGTGGATGGCGCGCTCTCCGCCATCAGCCGCGGCGCCAGCGGCACCTATGCCGCCCTGCTGCAGGGCGAGGTCGCGCTGGCGCTCTTCCACAAGGCCCGGGACGAGGAAGCCTTCCGCATCGCCGCCGAGGTGGCGAAGCTGAACCCCAATGTCGCGCATCCCGCCTTTGTGGCGGGATTGGCGGCCTGGGGCATGGGCCACCCGGAGCGCGCCCTGCCGCTCTTCGAGGCCGCGGCCCGTGCCGAGATCGGCCCGCCCGCCCTGCGCGCGGCGGCCGCCTTCTGGACCGCCCGCGCGGCCGTCCGCACCCGCCGGCCGCAGCTCTATGTGCCGTGGATGCTGCAGGCGGCGCAGGAGCCGCGCACCTTCTATGGCCTGATCGCCCGGCGCGTGCTGGGCCTCGCCCCCGGCTTCGCCTGGGAGCGGGAAGTGGCCGGTGAAGCCGAGGGCATCGCCCTGGCCGAGACGGCTTCCGGCTGGCGCTCCCTGGCGTTGCTGCAGATCGGCCAGCGGGACAAGGCGGAGGCCGAGCTGCGCCGCCTCTGGCCCATCGCGCAGAACAATCCCGGCCTCTCCGGCGCCATGCTGGCGGTGGCGCGGGATGCCGGCATGACGGACCTCGCCGCCCAGGTGGCGGCGCTGGCCCAGACCAATGACGGCCGGCCGCGCGACTACGACCGGTTTCCGATGCCGAAGCTGCAGCCCTCGCGCGGCTTCAGCGTCGACCCGGCGCTGGTCTATGCGCTGGCACTGCAGGAATCGCGCTTCGATGCCAAGGCCGTCTCGCCGGCCGGGGCGCGCGGCCTCATGCAGATCATGCCCGCGACGGCCGCCTATATCGTCGGCGATTCCAGCCTGCGCGGACGGGGCGTGGGCCGGCTGAACGATCCCTCCTTCTCGCTGGACGTGGCGCAGCGCTATCTGCACCACCTGGTCTCGCTGGACGTGGTGGATGGCGACCTGATCCGCATGCTCGCGGCCTATAACAACGGCCCGGGAAACCTGTCGCGCTGGTCGCCGGCGGCGGCGCACCGGGACGATCCCTTCCTCTTCATCGAGGCGATCCCGGTGGGTGAGACCCGGGCCTATGTACAGCGCGTGCTGGCCTATTCCTGGATCTATGCCAGCCGCCTGGGCCTGACCGCCCCCAGCCTGGATGCGCTGGCCAGCGGAGCCTTCCCGCGCTTCGACCCGCATGGGAAGGAATTCGGCTCGAGCCTCATGGCCGGCCGCACCGACCCGCCCGGCTTCCGCCGCGCCGCCGCGCGCTGA
- a CDS encoding uracil-DNA glycosylase, translating into MPPMTPAPPEPAEAETAALLAALRLQLDWGADEALAEAPLDRLAAPPPRPVEADPAAPQAPQPPPPPAARPRRAPAVAVPLPLAAAASLAAGAQSLEALREAMAQVDTPLRETATNLVFADGRPGAPLMLLGEAPGADEDRQGKPFVGQSGQLLDRMLASIGLDRHGEDAHNSFYISNILPWRPPGNRTPTDAEITLFLPFVLRHIALARPKRLVLLGGVAAKSLLRARDGITRLRGRWHELPTESGPLPALPTWHPAYLLRNPAAKRESWADLILLRRSIEAEKDVPVSPQ; encoded by the coding sequence ATGCCACCCATGACCCCCGCCCCGCCCGAGCCAGCGGAAGCCGAAACCGCCGCCCTGCTGGCCGCGCTGCGGCTGCAGCTGGACTGGGGCGCCGATGAGGCCCTGGCCGAAGCGCCGCTGGACCGGCTGGCCGCCCCGCCGCCCCGCCCTGTGGAGGCAGACCCCGCGGCGCCCCAGGCGCCACAACCCCCGCCTCCGCCAGCCGCCCGCCCGCGCCGCGCGCCGGCCGTGGCCGTCCCGCTGCCCCTGGCCGCCGCCGCCAGTCTGGCCGCCGGCGCGCAGAGCCTGGAGGCGTTGCGGGAGGCCATGGCGCAGGTGGATACCCCCCTGCGGGAGACCGCCACCAATCTGGTCTTCGCCGATGGCCGCCCCGGCGCGCCGCTGATGCTGCTCGGCGAGGCCCCCGGCGCCGACGAGGACCGCCAGGGCAAGCCCTTTGTCGGCCAGTCCGGCCAGTTGCTGGACCGCATGCTGGCCAGCATCGGCCTCGACCGCCATGGCGAGGACGCGCATAACAGTTTCTACATCAGCAACATCCTGCCCTGGCGCCCCCCCGGCAACCGCACGCCGACGGATGCCGAGATCACGCTCTTCCTGCCCTTCGTGCTGCGCCACATCGCCCTGGCGCGGCCGAAGCGGCTGGTGCTGCTGGGAGGTGTCGCGGCCAAGTCGCTGCTGCGGGCGCGGGATGGCATCACCCGCCTCCGCGGCCGCTGGCATGAGCTGCCGACCGAGTCCGGCCCCCTGCCCGCGCTGCCCACTTGGCACCCGGCCTATCTGCTGCGGAATCCGGCCGCCAAGCGGGAATCCTGGGCCGACCTGATCTTGTTGCGACGCAGTATCGAAGCAGAAAAAGATGTTCCGGTATCGCCACAGTGA